In Dunckerocampus dactyliophorus isolate RoL2022-P2 chromosome 21, RoL_Ddac_1.1, whole genome shotgun sequence, the sequence GATATGGATGGGACATTCTGCCTTTGCAAGTAATGTGTCAGAGAGTTCttcatttcaaaatgtgttcACGCGATGAACTGTCGGGGGGGTGTGAGAGGCAGGTAGGACTTTCAGTGTTACTGCAGACCTggcaacatgtacacatttctACTCAACATGCAAGTTCACTCTTgggtatgcttcacagctctccatttggTTGCATTGTTCTGGTTTCAGGTTCAGTTTGTACAGTATTGATAGATAAatagtttctcaatagtattacAAATCAGGGCAGGGGTGCACTGACAGGTGTCAGCCTGTTGATGCAGATATCCTACACTGATAAGTTCCACTTTGTGTCTCTTttgatgtatgttttttttaaattgtagttTAGTAAAGAAAGAATTTCTTGGACTGGAGCTCATGTGATTGcgtgggtgtacctaatgttgtgtccagtgaGTTGAGATGGATTTGCATGATTCCCACCTTGCCTCGCTGTGTACTCGTTGTCCTCTATCAACCTGGCCAGGCCAAAGTCTGCAATCTTGCACACCAGGTTGTCGCCCACCAGGATGTTGGCAGCGCGCAGGTCGCGGTGGATGTAGTTCATCCTCTCAATAAAAGCCATGCCGTCTGCGAtcttaaaaagaacaaaaaacctGTATAGAGAATTGCAAACTTTGTGGCACAAGCAGTGAATGCTTGTTCTAGCTCACCTGTGCGGCCATGTCCACCAGAAGAGGAAGCTTAAGGAACTTTCCATCACCCTCTTTGAGGAAATCAAGCAAGCTGCCTGTGGAAAGAAAATGCTGCAATGATGCACCGTGGTTGCAATGAGAGGAAGCTGGGTGGAATGTTAAATAAGGCTGtttggtttgtgttgtgtttcaaAGTGTAGCAGGCCCATATAGGTGTACCTTTGGCCATGTACTCCGTGACGATGTAGATGGGCTCCGCAGAGACTACAGCGTACAGAGGCACCAGTTTGTCATGACGAAGCTTCTTCATGATCTGAGCTTCCTGTAGGAAGGCCTCTGGCGACATGGTGCCTGGCTTCAGAGTCTTTATGGCCACTTTGGTGGTGCCGTTCCATGTgcctgcatgcacacacacatgaggTTGGGAGGTATGATAAGCAGTGTAATGCGACGCAAGCGCTCATTATCTACTCTTGCGATGGTGATTACTAGTTCATCTTGCAGGCATTTTTCAACATATGCTTGAATAACAACCGGGTTAGTTATTCTCATGTCAATAGTGCGGTGGTCTTCTATGCCTTACCCATCCAGACCTCTCCAAAGCAGCCCTGGCCCAGCTTCAGCTCCAGTCTCAGGGAGTGGCGAGGTATCTCCCAGGCGTCCTTTGCAAGGCCCTGCGTCTGAGGCTTGACTGTGGGACAAAGCGTGGTGAGCCTGTGGCAGAGGCCGTCTGCATGCTCTGCAGCAGAGAGGAGGGACAACATCCTTCAAGCGTGATATTCAGAATGAGCTGAAGTGGCGTTAACACAGAACATTTACCTGTGTAGTGTTTGATCAGCTTCTGTAAGGTGTCAAACTGCGCTCGTGTGGTGATGTAGTACCCGCCGCTGTCCAGCTTGCGGATCTTGTAGTGTTTCACATTGTCCCCCTTGGTTTCGTCCCAGTCCCGAATGGACAGAGAATAAGCACCTGGACACGAGAGCATACCCATCAAGCAAACGTGTGTGAGCTCTCATGTGTTTTACGAGAAGCCGGTCGTCACCTTTAGTGGTTTCGCTTTCGCGCACCAGGAAGGTCCCCCGATGATTCCCTGGATTCAGCAGCAACCTCTCGCCATCTTTGCGGCCCATTTTGCCAAAGTACCACCTGGTGGGAATATGCAGGGTTAATGTCTAGTGCAATGGTTCACATTCAGCCACCATCTTGCCAATGACAGACGACCAGGCCTGTATGAAGTATGCCTGGGATAGGCTTAAGCCATTTGTGGCCGCGAGGAGGATAACCGGTTCAGATGAAGACAAGGTCTTACTTACTCCTCAGCTTGGATTGAGTCTGCAGGGGCCACATAGTTGCTCGGGATGTAACCTTTCTTCCCAGTGTTGATGGAGCGAGCTTCCCACCAGTCTCCTTCTCTGCAGAGGGACACACATGTCCATCAAGCTACATTTTAGAGGCAGGACGGCGATACGCCCACACAGTAAACATCCAGAATGCCACACTGACTAAAGACACATACGTATTGTTGATGATCTGGAAGCGCTCTCCTTTTTCGAATGAGAGGTCATCGGATGTCCTGGCCTCATAGTCATAGAGCGCCACAAAGAAAGTCACACCACCTGTAATGCACATCTAAATGCATCATTTGGccaaaagtattgagacacacCTATTATTCCATATTGGATTCAGTTTAGAAATACAATCATACCTGGCAACATTTTCACTATAAAATAAGGGAATGTTctgggaaaataagggaaattctgacCTTTCATGAGAAGTTACACAAGCAGGCAATGAAAAATGGATGGGTTCgaacaaaaggtgctatcttctaacctgtgcatccgatccagatgtaaatacccaAATGTTTCCAGTCTACAGTAATAATTAGGGAATTCGCTTGGAGGTCACCGTATATCCATTCTGCTGTAATCCTATTATCTGACGAAGAAATGCAAACATCACAGTAGTGCTGCTGTCACGCCCCTCCGAGATCAGATAATCCAACAGGAGGGAAGATTACAAGCCAAATCCCACCTAATCAAGCGTCTTCTCTCACGGTACACTTCGCTTGATTACATCTGATAagattccatccattttctatgccgcttcattagggtcgcgggggtatgctggagcctattccagctgacttcgggcgagaggcgttGTACTGTACACCTTGGACTCTCTAATTCTTTGCAAATGGGAGAGAGACGCAGTGGTTGCTTAGGTTTACAGCTTTGGGGCGGCAGGGCATGACGACAGACACGTGCACTGTATTGCGATCGCTCCTCCACAGTTACACGCATGTACACTGTTAAAGAATAAATtacttttgtattttaaaagatATAGTAATACGGACGTACGTTTAAACTTTGGGTGATGTGGTAAAATGACACAAAGACCTCAAAGCCATCATGACTTACCTGGGAGAGAACCAGAGAATGAGTTGGACACAGGACCAGTGAAGGAAGAGGAGGCCCCCCCAAAGGGGCTAATAGCATTTGAGGATCCGCCAAAGGGCGTAAGGGCAGGGTTGACGTTGGCGGCAACGGAACAAGAGGAGGATAAGGAGAGGGGCAGATTGGGCTGCAGGTGGGTGGGATCAGGCCCATAGTGGCCCATTTGGGGAGTGGCGGCGTTCGTGTTAGACGGTGATGCATTCTCCGGCCCGTACTTGATTGAGGGGCATTTGTCCTCTTTGCTCTTCACGCAGCCCATGGCGTCGCCCTGCTGTGACAGAGCCAACACAACAGCATGTCAAGAACACAGCAGCTTTGGTGACGGGCCTGTAGTCGTAGCAATATGTCCCCAAATCGAGCGTGCAAACAATATTATCTCCCCAATGGTCATCGATGCTAAGACCATAAGCTGCCTGCTAACTGCGACATATGGGTCATACTGTAAATCAGCTTTGATGGGTGAAAGGATACATGTGATTGACGGCTGTGTTTACAAGGTTGAACTAAGGTTGAACTACACTCTCTGATCGCCTGATGTCCAACACAACATGCCTGCTTGATGATGCAAGAGCATTTTACTACTTGAATATCAAGCATTGGAAAGAATGCTCAATGTTCTCGCAGACTGATCTTGGTTTTGTTACCAGAATCTTTCCTCATATTTCCCTCTTCTGCCATTAGCTTCCCTCCGACACAAGAGAGGGTCCATGAAGAGCTAAATTCCAACAGCAGGTTGTGTTCATGGTGGGGCGGGAGTATTTTGTGGGCAAACGTGCCAACTTCACCAGCTGGAACAAGAAGGATTACCAGAATGGAGGATTTGCTTTAAGAGGATCATAAAAGCGCTCACAATCACAATCTTTTTGACTTTTGCTGACGAGTCGACTGTCCTCACATCACTGTTAGCAGGGAAATAACCAATCAAACGTTTGTCATTTTAACGCCATCCATTGAGCAAAAGAACAAACACTCTTTGTCCTAATCGGAtgataaaatacagagaaatacGTTGCACTActctcctcatcctgaaggaGGAGGGGCGTATGTGAGCttgaaggtgcttgtcactgccgtccttccatataAATGAAAAGCCAGTGagttttttttgcagcagcagcagtgcagcaccaactggagagcagcaagtcaaatgcattcaagataTTTTAAAGCTctgctgaataaatgaatgaatttgactgtcaagaCAGAGGATTATAAATCCAAACTCACTAGAAGGGGATCagacttttcctggagaaggatcgggtgcatgtacttcacgtacaaaaaaaaaaaaggtaagccCAAAaaagtttttcagttaataaaaataaatctgtttttttgttatcctGAATTAGTGacctaacattaaaaaaaccctCTCATTACAGGCACCTCATTTGCCTGAGGGAATGTGGCCTCCTCTCCTGCTTGGCAAGCATCATGGTATCACCATGCAAGTTGAACTTGGGTGACACCCCCTGCTCTAAGGTCTATAAAAGGATCTTGGAGCTGGATGTCAAAGTAAAGACActggatatccatccatccatcttctatgccgcttatcctcactagggtcgtgggggtgctggagcctatcccagctgacttcagagagaggtggggtacaccctgtactggtcgccatccaatcgcacggcacatatagacaaacattcacactcaaattcacacctatggacagtttagagtcgccagttaacctaatgtgcaagtttttggaatgtgggaggaagccggaccacccggagaaaacccacgcatgcacagggagaacacacaaaacatgctaaccactaggccactgtgcggcccgaCACTGGAtgtagaccaaaaaaaaaaggttttctcaGGGTTAGGGTTGAATAACGTAATGTaaataatacagtcatccctcgctacattgcagttcgACGATCACGCCCTCatcatggtttaaaaaaaaaaaagtcactgttttgtggttgaatacagcctattattcaaacaaatatgaatatttaagcaaattgtacatattcttggcctaaattaagcgttttcaaTAGGGGTGCTCtcatcaggtttttatgctacCGATGCAGATCATCCccgagtgaaatcggccgagaacgatcacatagattaagtgtacatttttaaattaaaaaacatttactttcatagcttatttcaagccaaacaaagtgaatatgtttgttttaccagagCATTAAGAAattgctggtatccacaactcacattttgtatttcagaatgcatttctttccagTGTTCCCACATGATTAACTgcaaacctgaatgaaaagcggGCTTGCAGGCGTCTCGTGgtcgtgggcaccacgttggtgaccactgggctatgtgatatgaaaggggaaccatgaaatttaaacaaaaacatatttgactttctttttcaaaatgactggtgaaacttagaggatcaggcgccttctttaaggagactttggatgcaaaaGCATCCAGCAGGACTCaaggcagtcggcaaacccggctTCTTCCACCGCCGCCGACACCTGGTCATGCAGTCagacgaatccaaccactgttCGGGCTATCACGGCGCATGTCACGGGTTTTGGCTGATCAGCCGCCGCCTGCCCGGCGATCACATCGGGAGCCGCGAAAACTCACCACCCCCAGCCAATTGCCCACCCCCTAAATGctgcaccaaactaaagctttttaagccgtgttttgcagggtgcaaaacttatatcactctcagGAAGGAAGTCCCACATTGCAGACATActtgtttttggctttgtgaagggaaagtgggcgggagttGGTCGCTATAGACTGGATGCAGCAACGGATCGGCGtttaaaagcaagtatcggcatatgtgATACCATGCTTTTTCCACAAggaatcggccgatactgatcggtggcctgatctattggagcatccctagttttcaagcataaaaatggttaaatgaacaaaaatacaaatataaggcaattAGAAGACGTGATGTGTAACGCGCTCCTTCAAGAGGTGGGGCCTGGGAAATAACGTGTGTGCTGTCAGCTAGCTcgagttgactgtgtttagctgagtTTTACATGGTTAGTAGTGTGGAGAGCAAGCATCTTTGCATCACACACCGGTGGTGGtgatctacatctgtagccacagctgccctctCCCACCACCActaaacattcacattcatccaccagtgtgggcagcactggaggcaaggtgggtgaagtgtcttgctcaGGGCCTTAAGtctgtgtcttattttttaaCTGCCCCATACCAGTCAGTCTGCTGAACATTTTATCACAATTCCTTGATTTTTGTTTGAAAACTTGCATGAACGGCCCCCCGACTTTGACTCTAAACCAAATTAGAGCAATCATGGCGGCTTGGAGACAGCTGTGAGCAGCTGATGCTAAGACAGCAGACTGCGAACATCTCAGACGCTTTGCTGGCCTTCAAATCTGCAACAGATGTCGCTTCCCAGCTTCTAGCACATTCTTGACATGGCGGCGGCTTAAAAGCGGAGGAACGGATGTGTAAGATGATCCGGAAAATGAAAAGACAGCTGATGCTGACATGTAGAACTGTAGATACAATACCAGCTCATTTAAATCCATGCCAAGGCGTAAAAAATGTGTATGAGGGGGAGATGTTCTACTAGCACATTTAAATCCATGGAAAGGGTGATGGCACATCTTTTAGTAATCAAATGCTATTTTCATTTAGCGAAGTATCAAAGAACGAAAAGAGTAACCAATAGTGCGAGCCTGGAGTTTATTTAAACAGCATTAGCAgcgtgctagctagtcaccgggaaagattttcaacacatcagcaacacacatgcagtacattatagcaatctggtttgtcttatttattttgtattgtgtaaaactaagacaggaacaacatcaaattaaaagcact encodes:
- the LOC129173957 gene encoding tyrosine-protein kinase yes-like, producing MHPILLQEKSDPLLQGDAMGCVKSKEDKCPSIKYGPENASPSNTNAATPQMGHYGPDPTHLQPNLPLSLSSSCSVAANVNPALTPFGGSSNAISPFGGASSSFTGPVSNSFSGSLPGGVTFFVALYDYEARTSDDLSFEKGERFQIINNTEGDWWEARSINTGKKGYIPSNYVAPADSIQAEEWYFGKMGRKDGERLLLNPGNHRGTFLVRESETTKGAYSLSIRDWDETKGDNVKHYKIRKLDSGGYYITTRAQFDTLQKLIKHYTEHADGLCHRLTTLCPTVKPQTQGLAKDAWEIPRHSLRLELKLGQGCFGEVWMGTWNGTTKVAIKTLKPGTMSPEAFLQEAQIMKKLRHDKLVPLYAVVSAEPIYIVTEYMAKGSLLDFLKEGDGKFLKLPLLVDMAAQIADGMAFIERMNYIHRDLRAANILVGDNLVCKIADFGLARLIEDNEYTARQGAKFPIKWTAPEAALYGRFTIKSDVWSFGILITELVTKGRVPYPGMVNREVLEQVERGYCMPCPQGCPESLHEMMKLCWKKEPDERPTFEYIQSFLEDYFTATEPQYQPGENL